The following are encoded in a window of Streptomyces sp. 11x1 genomic DNA:
- a CDS encoding DUF3631 domain-containing protein — translation MPDPDLADQPAEQAVPDPEPTHGSELLDELCAHIAQFVILPSPEALDAVTLWVAATHLQPAWQHAPRLAVVGPAKRRGKSRLLDVLTETVHEPMLTINTTPAAVFRSITEEPPTLLVDEADTIFGTPKQAEKNEEMRGLLNAGHQRNRYVTRVVGNDHTPHRFATFAMAALAGIGDLPDTIMDRSVVIRMRRRAEGESVKPFRSRRDIPGLHDLRDRIAAWARPLLDEAADLEPGMPVEDRAADTWEPLVIVADLAAGSWPRRAREACAGMVAAEVETEEDQPGEARILADIRRVFVAQREVDSLSTDELLHHLRQNAESPWAEWGRYGLTSRELARMLRRYDIKPGNVRLADGTQRKGYMRNKFLDAWRRYCPTVHSVNAEPTTPASG, via the coding sequence GTGCCGGACCCGGACCTGGCGGATCAGCCCGCCGAACAGGCGGTGCCGGACCCGGAGCCGACGCACGGCTCCGAGCTGCTGGATGAACTGTGTGCCCACATAGCCCAGTTCGTGATCCTGCCCTCGCCGGAGGCGCTGGACGCGGTCACGCTGTGGGTGGCGGCGACGCATCTGCAGCCCGCGTGGCAGCACGCCCCGCGCCTGGCGGTGGTGGGGCCGGCGAAGCGGCGCGGCAAGTCACGGCTGCTGGACGTGCTGACCGAGACGGTCCACGAGCCGATGCTCACCATCAACACCACCCCGGCGGCGGTCTTCCGGTCCATCACCGAGGAGCCGCCCACCCTGCTGGTGGATGAGGCAGACACCATCTTCGGCACGCCGAAGCAGGCGGAGAAGAACGAGGAGATGCGCGGCCTGCTCAACGCCGGCCACCAGCGCAACCGGTACGTGACCCGGGTGGTCGGCAACGACCACACCCCGCACCGGTTCGCCACCTTCGCCATGGCCGCCCTGGCCGGGATCGGCGACCTGCCCGACACGATCATGGACCGGTCGGTGGTCATCCGTATGCGCCGCCGGGCGGAGGGCGAGAGCGTCAAGCCGTTCCGCTCCCGCCGCGACATCCCAGGACTCCATGATCTGCGGGACCGTATCGCCGCCTGGGCCAGGCCGCTGCTGGACGAGGCGGCGGATCTGGAGCCGGGTATGCCGGTGGAGGATCGGGCCGCCGATACCTGGGAGCCCTTGGTCATCGTGGCCGACCTGGCCGCCGGGTCCTGGCCCCGCCGGGCTCGCGAGGCGTGTGCGGGGATGGTGGCCGCGGAGGTCGAGACGGAGGAGGACCAGCCCGGCGAGGCCCGGATCCTCGCCGACATCCGCAGGGTCTTCGTCGCCCAGCGCGAGGTCGACAGCCTCTCCACGGACGAGCTGCTGCACCACCTGCGGCAGAACGCCGAGAGCCCGTGGGCGGAATGGGGCCGCTATGGGCTGACCTCCCGCGAGCTGGCGAGGATGCTGCGCCGGTACGACATCAAGCCCGGCAACGTCCGGCTCGCCGACGGAACCCAGCGCAAGGGCTACATGCGCAACAAGTTCCTCGACGCGTGGCGGCGCTACTGCCCCACCGTTCACTCAGTGAACGCCGAACCCACCACCCCAGCCTCGGGCTGA
- the cysS gene encoding cysteine--tRNA ligase, whose amino-acid sequence MTIRLYDTSARQIRDFAPLTPGCVSIYLCGATVQAAPHIGHIRSGLNFDIMRRWFEYRGYDVTFIRNVTDIDDKIITKAADQDRPWWSIGYENERAFNDGYGVLGCLPPTYEPRATGHVTEMVEMMRGLIERGHAYEADGNVYFDVRSFPGYLQLSNQELDNLLQPSGEGETGKRDPRDFAMWKSAKPGEPTWETPWGRGRPGWHLECSAMAHKYLGSAFDIHGGGLDLIFPHHENEIAQAKAFGDDFATYWVHNAWVTMSGEKMSKSLGNSVLVSEMVKHWRPIVLRYYLGTPHYRSMIEYSEDALREAESAFARIEGFVQRVVEKAGGIVEPAAEVPPAFAEAMDDDLGVPQALAIVHTTVRQGNSALAADDKEEAVARLAEVRAMLGVLGLDPLDAHWAGDGGERGEDLHGVVDSLVGLVLQQREAARARKDWATADAIRDQLNQSGLVIEDSPDGPRWTLGPR is encoded by the coding sequence GTGACTATTCGCCTGTACGACACCAGCGCCCGGCAGATCCGTGACTTCGCCCCGCTCACGCCGGGTTGCGTCTCGATCTACCTGTGTGGCGCCACGGTGCAGGCGGCCCCGCACATCGGGCACATCCGGTCGGGGCTCAACTTCGACATCATGCGCCGGTGGTTCGAGTACCGCGGGTACGACGTGACCTTCATCCGGAACGTCACGGACATCGACGACAAGATCATCACGAAGGCGGCCGACCAGGACCGCCCGTGGTGGTCGATCGGGTACGAGAACGAGCGCGCGTTCAACGACGGGTACGGCGTGCTCGGTTGCCTGCCGCCGACCTACGAGCCGCGGGCCACCGGGCACGTGACCGAGATGGTCGAGATGATGCGCGGGCTGATCGAGCGCGGACACGCGTACGAGGCCGACGGGAACGTCTACTTCGACGTGCGGTCCTTCCCCGGGTATCTGCAGCTGTCCAACCAGGAGCTCGACAACCTGCTCCAGCCCTCGGGCGAGGGCGAGACCGGCAAGCGCGACCCGCGTGACTTCGCCATGTGGAAGTCGGCGAAGCCGGGGGAGCCGACCTGGGAGACGCCTTGGGGGCGGGGCCGGCCGGGGTGGCACCTGGAGTGCTCGGCCATGGCCCACAAGTACCTGGGCAGCGCCTTCGACATCCACGGCGGCGGCCTCGACCTGATCTTCCCGCACCACGAGAACGAGATCGCGCAGGCCAAGGCCTTCGGCGACGACTTCGCGACGTACTGGGTGCACAACGCCTGGGTCACCATGAGCGGCGAGAAGATGTCCAAGTCGCTGGGGAACAGCGTCCTCGTCTCCGAGATGGTCAAGCACTGGCGGCCCATCGTGCTCCGGTACTACCTGGGCACCCCGCACTACCGGTCGATGATCGAGTACAGCGAGGACGCCCTGCGCGAGGCCGAGTCGGCGTTCGCGCGGATCGAGGGGTTCGTGCAGCGGGTCGTCGAGAAGGCCGGCGGGATCGTCGAGCCCGCGGCCGAGGTGCCGCCGGCGTTCGCCGAGGCGATGGACGACGACCTCGGGGTGCCGCAGGCGCTCGCCATCGTGCACACCACGGTCCGGCAGGGCAACAGCGCGCTGGCCGCCGACGACAAGGAAGAGGCGGTGGCACGGCTCGCCGAGGTGCGGGCCATGCTCGGGGTGCTGGGCCTCGACCCGCTGGACGCCCACTGGGCCGGTGACGGCGGCGAGCGCGGCGAGGACCTGCACGGAGTCGTCGACAGCCTCGTCGGGCTGGTCCTGCAGCAGCGGGAGGCGGCGCGCGCCCGTAAGGACTGGGCCACCGCCGACGCCATCCGTGACCAGCTCAACCAGTCCGGTCTGGTCATCGAGGACAGCCCGGACGGCCCGCGCTGGACGCTCGGCCCGCGCTGA
- a CDS encoding site-specific integrase produces the protein MKGSTYRRCSCRDPKTGKELGTSCPKRNSRNHCTCSIRQELPPHEDGSRRSFARGGYASLKAAQADLDHVRALLGLAEPDDPEGVQLIAEMLAEVSRDKLPLPDVEETRRRLNAGQDLVGSLTVGEWLDRWLAGKRIRKSGVSRYETDVRVHLKPHIGDRRLDRLRVSHLSEMFTAITDANAEILEQNAQRRTAVEELAAVPWKGVENRARRTAMKAAIDAMPPFRRVTGPSTRQHIKATLRAALNDAIGQQIITFNPAAHVEIDPVRKPKALVWTDERVARWQQTGEKPSPVMVWTPEQTGAFLDFVATDRLYAMWHLIAFRGLRRGEACGQPWSETNLDRHSLSVTGQLIQDGWEVEASEPKTDSGFRVVALDDDTVDVLERHRKQQAADREEWASAWVETGLVFTQEDGSWLHPGKVTDLFERLVAASGLPPIRLHDLRHGAATLMLAAGIDVKIVSDTLGHSDTRITRDIYQSVLPQVGRNAAEATAKLVPLQRKTEAEEAARKAAKTAKKAKDKAKAKARAEKKGKRKKPKK, from the coding sequence TTGAAGGGCTCCACCTACCGCCGCTGCTCCTGCCGTGACCCGAAGACCGGCAAGGAACTGGGCACCTCCTGCCCCAAGCGCAACAGCAGGAACCACTGCACCTGCTCCATACGTCAGGAGCTGCCGCCCCACGAGGACGGCAGCCGACGGTCCTTCGCCCGTGGCGGGTACGCCAGCCTCAAGGCGGCCCAGGCCGACCTCGACCACGTACGCGCACTCCTGGGGCTCGCCGAGCCGGACGACCCCGAGGGTGTCCAGCTGATCGCCGAGATGCTGGCCGAGGTCAGCCGCGACAAGCTGCCCCTCCCCGACGTGGAGGAGACGAGGCGGCGCCTCAACGCCGGGCAGGACCTCGTGGGCAGCCTCACTGTGGGCGAGTGGCTGGACCGGTGGCTCGCGGGCAAGCGCATACGGAAGTCGGGCGTCAGCCGCTACGAGACCGATGTCCGCGTGCACCTCAAACCCCACATCGGGGACCGGCGCCTCGACCGGCTGCGCGTGAGCCATCTCAGCGAGATGTTCACCGCCATCACCGACGCCAACGCCGAGATCCTGGAGCAGAACGCCCAGCGGCGTACGGCGGTCGAGGAGTTGGCGGCCGTGCCGTGGAAGGGCGTGGAGAACCGGGCCCGCCGCACGGCCATGAAGGCGGCGATCGACGCGATGCCACCCTTCCGCCGCGTCACCGGGCCGTCCACACGCCAGCACATCAAGGCCACACTCCGCGCGGCCCTGAACGACGCGATCGGCCAGCAGATCATCACCTTCAACCCAGCGGCCCACGTCGAGATCGACCCCGTCCGCAAGCCGAAGGCCCTGGTGTGGACGGACGAGCGGGTCGCCCGGTGGCAACAGACCGGCGAAAAGCCCTCCCCCGTCATGGTCTGGACGCCGGAACAGACCGGTGCGTTCCTGGACTTCGTGGCCACGGACCGCCTGTACGCCATGTGGCATCTGATCGCCTTCCGCGGCCTGCGTCGCGGTGAGGCATGCGGCCAGCCTTGGTCGGAGACCAACCTCGATCGGCACTCCCTCAGCGTCACCGGCCAACTCATCCAGGACGGATGGGAAGTCGAGGCGTCCGAGCCGAAGACCGACAGCGGGTTCCGCGTCGTGGCCCTGGACGACGACACCGTCGACGTGCTGGAGCGGCATCGCAAGCAGCAAGCGGCGGACCGAGAGGAGTGGGCATCGGCCTGGGTCGAGACCGGCCTCGTCTTCACCCAGGAAGACGGCTCGTGGCTGCACCCCGGCAAGGTCACCGACCTCTTCGAGCGCCTCGTCGCCGCCTCCGGGCTGCCGCCGATCCGGCTGCACGACCTCCGCCACGGCGCGGCCACGCTCATGCTCGCCGCCGGCATCGACGTGAAGATCGTGTCGGACACGCTCGGGCACAGCGACACCCGGATCACGCGGGACATCTACCAGAGCGTCCTGCCCCAGGTCGGTAGGAACGCGGCCGAGGCCACCGCCAAGCTGGTCCCGCTTCAGCGGAAGACCGAGGCGGAGGAGGCCGCCCGCAAGGCGGCGAAGACCGCCAAGAAGGCCAAGGACAAGGCGAAAGCCAAGGCTAGGGCCGAGAAGAAGGGCAAGCGGAAAAAGCCCAAGAAGTAG
- a CDS encoding NDP-sugar synthase — MTDPNAASRPVQAVVLAGGQGSRLRPYTDDRPKPMVEIPGTGTPIIGHQLTWLAEEGVTDVVVSCGHLADVLQKWLDSADLPVRVTTVVETEPLGRGGGLKYAAAHLPHPDQPWYATNGDIWTRFSLRDMADFHTERDAVATLALARPRIPWGAVKTDGFGRVTDFIEAPPTTYEINAGVYVFSPEFTDLLPARGDHERTTFPRLARERRLAGFPLPQGAYWRAIDTAKDLTEAAKELASQTR; from the coding sequence ATGACCGATCCGAACGCCGCGTCGCGCCCCGTTCAAGCCGTGGTCCTCGCCGGTGGCCAGGGCTCCCGGCTGCGTCCGTACACCGACGACCGGCCCAAGCCCATGGTCGAGATCCCCGGTACGGGCACGCCGATCATCGGCCATCAGCTCACCTGGCTCGCCGAGGAGGGCGTGACCGACGTGGTCGTCTCCTGCGGCCATCTCGCCGACGTCCTGCAGAAGTGGCTGGACTCCGCCGACCTGCCGGTCCGCGTCACCACGGTCGTCGAGACGGAGCCCCTGGGCCGAGGCGGGGGCCTCAAGTACGCCGCCGCGCACCTCCCGCACCCCGACCAGCCCTGGTACGCCACGAACGGCGACATCTGGACCCGCTTCTCGCTCCGCGACATGGCGGACTTCCACACCGAGCGCGACGCCGTCGCCACGCTCGCCCTGGCCCGCCCACGCATCCCCTGGGGCGCCGTGAAGACGGACGGCTTCGGCCGCGTCACGGACTTCATCGAGGCCCCGCCCACCACGTACGAGATCAATGCCGGCGTCTACGTGTTCTCCCCGGAGTTCACCGACCTCCTCCCGGCCCGGGGCGATCACGAACGCACCACGTTCCCCCGCCTCGCCCGAGAACGCCGCCTCGCGGGCTTCCCCCTCCCCCAGGGCGCCTACTGGCGAGCCATCGACACGGCAAAGGACCTCACGGAGGCAGCAAAGGAACTGGCGTCCCAGACCCGCTAG
- a CDS encoding DoxX family protein: MDTRTPRTPTGERSSKFDSGFDDAPALSMVKVPSDPAQVIVNHVSFRVQLGASTRASPRIARHLSVTEDTTRIPVVGTAGRSGAPAAGRRRAPVVWSGKSAPDDTGAHRLLQAVRGAGVGLPDPLGDTGSTQVIPRVDGTGGGGYGTEGGRYGSESGRYGADLTVETVETPIVGSQRTHGDHAAGDGTRLLPAMRTVDSAYDEARYGQAGHGAYGDDDFTDAYDDRGDDEDARGGRRTGNEPVRHAYYPGRRMSLGVVLLPLRVFLGFISIYAGMGKLCDPHYFDGGKRGSMVKWLNTLHPWEVAEPLRQFALEHPVGSGLVIAFAQVIVGVLTVFGLWQRVAAGVGALLSAALLVTVSWKTVPVYETPDIIYLAAWSPLIIAGAPVYSVDGRLAGGAWRTLGPRADIWELRRYVLRRGALVTAIVVGLTLLVGSLLGGAVRDADRIVVPGPGEAPRNELPGLPLPGEPSARRENSPSASDSPSAGATSAKPSQEATTPAATRSTGAVTGGQPSQTQGMAGQAPPQQSAPVEQVPSTTAGPSSSGASGGATIGATSSGGSTGGSSSGGQKSGLVGGLLG, from the coding sequence GTGGACACCAGAACACCCCGCACACCCACGGGGGAGCGTTCGTCGAAATTCGACTCGGGATTCGACGACGCTCCCGCGCTGAGCATGGTGAAGGTGCCGAGCGATCCGGCGCAGGTCATCGTCAACCACGTGAGCTTCCGCGTGCAGTTGGGCGCCTCCACGCGGGCGTCCCCGCGTATCGCACGGCACCTGAGCGTCACCGAGGACACCACGCGCATCCCCGTCGTGGGCACGGCGGGGCGTTCCGGCGCGCCCGCCGCCGGGCGCCGGCGCGCGCCGGTCGTCTGGAGCGGGAAGTCCGCGCCCGACGACACCGGAGCCCACCGGCTCCTCCAGGCGGTGCGCGGCGCGGGCGTCGGCCTCCCCGACCCGCTGGGCGACACGGGCTCGACCCAGGTCATCCCCCGCGTCGACGGCACGGGCGGCGGTGGCTACGGCACCGAGGGCGGGCGCTACGGCTCCGAAAGTGGGCGGTACGGCGCCGACTTGACCGTGGAGACGGTGGAGACGCCCATCGTCGGCAGCCAGCGCACGCACGGCGACCACGCCGCCGGCGACGGCACCCGGCTGCTCCCCGCGATGCGCACGGTCGACAGCGCCTACGACGAGGCCCGCTACGGCCAGGCGGGTCACGGGGCCTACGGGGACGACGACTTCACGGACGCGTACGACGACCGGGGGGACGACGAGGACGCGCGGGGTGGGCGCCGGACCGGCAACGAGCCCGTCCGGCACGCCTATTACCCCGGTCGCCGGATGAGCCTCGGCGTGGTGCTGCTGCCGCTGCGGGTCTTCCTCGGTTTCATCTCCATCTACGCCGGCATGGGCAAGCTCTGCGACCCGCACTACTTCGACGGCGGCAAGCGCGGTTCCATGGTGAAGTGGCTGAACACGCTGCACCCGTGGGAAGTCGCCGAGCCGCTGCGGCAGTTCGCCCTCGAACACCCGGTGGGCTCGGGGCTGGTCATCGCCTTCGCCCAGGTCATCGTCGGCGTGCTGACCGTCTTCGGACTGTGGCAGCGGGTCGCGGCCGGAGTCGGGGCGCTGCTGTCGGCCGCGCTGCTCGTCACCGTCAGCTGGAAGACCGTCCCTGTCTACGAGACGCCCGACATCATCTACCTCGCCGCCTGGTCCCCGCTGATCATCGCGGGTGCGCCGGTGTACTCGGTCGACGGACGGCTCGCGGGCGGCGCCTGGCGCACGCTCGGGCCGCGTGCCGACATCTGGGAGCTGCGGCGGTACGTACTGCGCCGGGGCGCGCTCGTGACCGCGATCGTCGTCGGACTGACGCTGCTCGTCGGGTCCCTGCTCGGCGGGGCCGTGCGGGACGCCGACCGGATCGTCGTTCCCGGGCCCGGGGAGGCGCCGCGCAACGAGCTGCCGGGGTTGCCGCTGCCGGGTGAGCCGAGTGCGCGGCGCGAGAACAGCCCGTCCGCGTCCGACTCGCCGAGCGCGGGCGCCACGTCCGCGAAGCCTTCGCAGGAAGCGACCACGCCGGCGGCCACGCGGTCCACCGGGGCGGTCACCGGGGGGCAGCCGAGCCAGACGCAGGGGATGGCCGGGCAGGCGCCGCCGCAGCAGTCGGCGCCGGTGGAGCAGGTGCCGAGTACGACGGCGGGGCCCAGTTCGAGCGGTGCCTCCGGCGGTGCGACCATTGGGGCGACGTCCTCCGGAGGGTCTACCGGGGGGAGCTCTTCCGGTGGGCAGAAGTCTGGGCTGGTCGGGGGGTTGCTCGGGTAG
- a CDS encoding DUF2637 domain-containing protein, which produces MTTKQAAERYALVAAGVVIVALTAGGFWLSYAHLAEVAGQHGLKSSPVRQWAWPATLDAFIVAGELLMLRAGLRRVTDGWAIALTATGSVGSIALNVAGVSGTGNASAVPLLDYVVAAVPPTAALLAFGVLMRQIHQLVDQPADHVDAAPVQAPQPPVTAPAEPVEPRADPVGHAERPAAGSVQPTEPPPEVSESKPRGGRPPKATLAELVAIGRIALAEHGTLSRSLLRKAVKDRDLTIGSQRQTEVMEILRPDIEAAAKTGPNSG; this is translated from the coding sequence ATGACGACCAAGCAGGCGGCCGAGCGGTATGCGCTCGTCGCGGCGGGAGTCGTCATCGTGGCGCTCACTGCCGGCGGGTTCTGGCTGTCGTACGCGCATCTCGCCGAGGTCGCCGGACAGCACGGCCTCAAGAGCTCCCCGGTCCGCCAGTGGGCCTGGCCGGCGACCCTGGACGCGTTCATCGTCGCGGGCGAACTGCTCATGCTCCGCGCGGGTCTGCGCCGGGTGACCGACGGGTGGGCTATCGCGCTCACGGCTACCGGATCGGTCGGTTCCATCGCGCTCAACGTGGCCGGGGTCAGCGGCACGGGCAACGCCAGCGCTGTGCCTCTGCTCGACTATGTGGTCGCCGCGGTTCCTCCGACCGCCGCGCTGCTGGCCTTCGGTGTCCTGATGCGGCAGATCCACCAGTTGGTCGATCAACCTGCCGACCACGTGGACGCCGCACCCGTCCAGGCGCCGCAACCACCGGTCACCGCGCCCGCCGAGCCCGTCGAGCCACGGGCCGATCCGGTCGGGCACGCTGAGCGTCCGGCCGCTGGTTCCGTCCAGCCGACCGAACCACCGCCCGAAGTTTCGGAGAGCAAGCCGCGCGGAGGCCGTCCGCCCAAGGCCACGCTCGCAGAGCTCGTGGCGATCGGCCGGATCGCCCTCGCTGAGCACGGCACACTCAGCCGGTCCCTTCTCCGGAAGGCCGTCAAGGACAGGGACTTGACGATCGGCAGTCAGCGGCAGACCGAGGTGATGGAGATCCTCCGGCCCGATATCGAAGCCGCCGCCAAGACCGGTCCGAACAGCGGCTGA
- a CDS encoding helix-turn-helix transcriptional regulator gives MTQRGVDADEDDFPEWADRVKANVAGEVRRRRKEMGWSAQDLADRCEQLGHPIPRNVIANMESGRRANLPLVDVMVLAAALETYPVCLIFPVGYVERTQELPFQDLIPTWDALRRFTGEQEVPMYDAGLVPDFEHHASLVQTALAALEEEEQARFAARTATSRAQQEEAERKRTKYADQAISAKYSLRHLRRDIREDGATPPHLPPALGDVDPPEEEPDTTPEERL, from the coding sequence ATGACACAACGCGGTGTGGATGCTGATGAGGACGACTTCCCGGAATGGGCAGATCGGGTCAAGGCCAACGTGGCCGGCGAAGTCCGGCGCAGAAGGAAGGAGATGGGATGGAGCGCTCAGGACCTCGCGGACCGGTGCGAACAGCTCGGGCACCCCATCCCGCGCAACGTGATCGCCAACATGGAGTCCGGACGCCGGGCCAACCTGCCCCTGGTGGACGTCATGGTCCTGGCCGCCGCTCTGGAGACGTACCCGGTCTGTCTGATCTTCCCGGTCGGCTACGTCGAGCGGACCCAGGAACTCCCCTTCCAGGACCTCATCCCCACCTGGGACGCCCTGCGGCGCTTCACCGGCGAGCAGGAAGTGCCCATGTACGACGCGGGCCTGGTCCCCGACTTCGAGCACCACGCCAGCCTCGTGCAAACCGCCCTCGCCGCCCTCGAAGAGGAAGAACAGGCACGGTTCGCGGCCAGGACCGCCACCAGCCGCGCCCAGCAGGAAGAAGCCGAGCGCAAGCGGACCAAGTACGCCGACCAGGCCATCTCCGCCAAGTACAGCCTCCGCCACCTCCGCCGCGACATCCGCGAGGACGGCGCCACCCCACCCCATCTGCCACCCGCACTGGGCGACGTAGACCCACCCGAAGAAGAACCCGACACCACCCCGGAGGAACGCCTTTGA
- a CDS encoding sn-glycerol-3-phosphate ABC transporter ATP-binding protein UgpC, which produces MATVTFDKATRIYPGSTKPAVDGLDIEIEDGEFLVLVGPSGCGKSTSLRMLAGLEDVNGGAIRIGDRDVTHLPPKDRDIAMVFQNYALYPHMTVADNMGFALKIAGVNKAEIRQKVEEAAKILDLTEYLDRKPKALSGGQRQRVAMGRAIVREPQVFLMDEPLSNLDAKLRVSTRTQIASLQRRLGITTVYVTHDQVEAMTMGDRVAVLKDGLLQQVDTPRNMYDRPANLFVAGFIGSPAMNLVEVPITDGGVKFGNSVVPVNRDALKAASDKGDTTVTVGVRPEHFDIVEHNGAAASALSKDAEDAPAGLAVSVNVVEELGADGYVYGTAEVGGETKDLVVRVNGRQVPEKGATLHVVPSPGETHVFSTSTGERLTD; this is translated from the coding sequence ATGGCCACAGTTACGTTCGACAAGGCGACCCGGATCTACCCGGGTTCCACGAAGCCCGCCGTGGACGGTCTCGACATCGAGATCGAGGACGGCGAGTTCCTCGTTCTGGTCGGCCCGTCCGGTTGCGGCAAGTCCACCTCGCTCCGCATGCTCGCGGGGCTCGAGGACGTCAACGGCGGCGCCATCCGCATCGGTGACCGCGACGTCACGCACCTGCCGCCGAAGGACCGGGACATCGCCATGGTGTTCCAGAACTACGCGCTCTACCCGCACATGACCGTCGCCGACAACATGGGCTTCGCCCTGAAGATCGCCGGCGTCAACAAGGCGGAGATCCGGCAGAAGGTCGAAGAGGCCGCGAAGATCCTCGACCTCACCGAGTACCTGGACCGCAAGCCGAAGGCCCTCTCCGGCGGTCAGCGCCAGCGTGTCGCCATGGGCCGCGCCATCGTGCGTGAGCCCCAGGTCTTCCTCATGGACGAGCCGCTGTCGAACCTCGACGCCAAGCTCCGTGTCTCGACCCGTACGCAGATCGCGTCCCTGCAGCGCCGCCTCGGCATCACCACCGTCTACGTCACCCACGACCAGGTCGAGGCCATGACGATGGGCGACCGCGTGGCGGTCCTCAAGGACGGTCTGCTCCAGCAGGTCGACACCCCGCGCAACATGTACGACCGCCCGGCCAACCTCTTCGTCGCCGGCTTCATCGGCTCCCCGGCCATGAACCTGGTCGAGGTCCCGATCACCGACGGCGGCGTGAAGTTCGGCAACAGCGTCGTCCCGGTCAACCGTGACGCACTGAAGGCCGCCTCCGACAAGGGTGACACCACGGTCACCGTCGGTGTCCGCCCGGAGCACTTCGACATCGTGGAGCACAACGGCGCCGCCGCCTCCGCCCTGTCGAAGGACGCCGAGGACGCCCCGGCCGGCCTCGCCGTCTCCGTCAACGTCGTCGAGGAGCTCGGCGCCGACGGTTACGTCTACGGCACCGCCGAGGTCGGCGGCGAGACCAAGGACCTCGTGGTCCGCGTCAACGGCCGCCAGGTCCCCGAGAAGGGCGCGACGCTGCACGTCGTCCCGAGTCCGGGCGAGACCCACGTGTTCTCGACCTCGACGGGCGAGCGCCTCACCGACTGA
- the rlmB gene encoding 23S rRNA (guanosine(2251)-2'-O)-methyltransferase RlmB, which produces MAANNRRMSGKKGAQVGSGGQRRKGLEGKGPTPPAEMRKKHKANRIANAKAKQAARRPAPRGRGGKGTSEMVVGRNPVVEALREGVPASTLYVQQFIDNDERVREALQLAAERGGINLMEAPRPELDRMTNGLNHQGLVLQVPPYEYAHPEDLVAAAYDEGEDPLIVALDGVTDPRNLGAVVRSVSAFGGHGVVVPERRAAGMTAGAWKTSAGTAARTPVARATNLTRALEAYKKAGVVVVGLAADGEAEVGELEALEGPVVIVVGSEGKGLSRLVGETCDFRVRIPMPGGAESLNAGVAAGVVLYEAARRRA; this is translated from the coding sequence ATGGCCGCTAACAACCGCCGCATGTCCGGCAAGAAGGGCGCGCAGGTCGGCAGTGGCGGCCAGCGGCGCAAGGGTCTCGAGGGCAAGGGTCCGACGCCGCCCGCCGAGATGCGCAAGAAGCACAAGGCGAACCGCATCGCCAACGCCAAGGCGAAGCAGGCCGCGCGCCGCCCCGCGCCGCGTGGCCGGGGCGGCAAGGGCACGTCCGAGATGGTCGTGGGCCGCAACCCGGTCGTCGAGGCACTGCGCGAGGGCGTGCCCGCCTCGACGCTCTACGTCCAGCAGTTCATCGACAACGACGAGCGGGTGCGCGAGGCGCTCCAGCTCGCGGCCGAGCGCGGTGGCATCAACCTCATGGAGGCCCCCCGCCCCGAGCTGGACCGCATGACCAACGGGCTCAACCACCAGGGGCTCGTCCTCCAGGTGCCGCCCTACGAGTACGCGCACCCCGAGGACCTGGTGGCTGCCGCGTACGACGAGGGCGAGGACCCGCTGATCGTCGCCCTCGACGGGGTGACCGACCCGCGCAACCTCGGTGCCGTCGTCCGGTCCGTCTCCGCGTTCGGCGGCCACGGCGTCGTCGTGCCCGAGCGGCGCGCGGCCGGGATGACCGCCGGTGCGTGGAAGACGTCCGCCGGTACGGCCGCCCGTACGCCCGTCGCGCGCGCCACCAACCTCACTCGTGCCCTGGAGGCGTACAAGAAGGCCGGTGTCGTCGTGGTCGGGCTCGCCGCCGACGGCGAGGCCGAGGTGGGGGAGCTGGAGGCCCTGGAGGGGCCCGTCGTGATCGTGGTCGGCAGCGAGGGCAAGGGCCTGTCCCGCCTCGTCGGCGAGACGTGCGACTTCCGGGTGCGGATCCCCATGCCGGGTGGCGCCGAGTCGCTGAACGCCGGTGTGGCGGCGGGAGTTGTGCTGTACGAGGCGGCACGGCGCAGGGCCTGA